A window of Scophthalmus maximus strain ysfricsl-2021 chromosome 10, ASM2237912v1, whole genome shotgun sequence contains these coding sequences:
- the LOC124850755 gene encoding uncharacterized protein LOC124850755: MLLTVLSFSQPTSSASLSSAVSSTVSCATGRRTPSPGHSPRRYVQTVSPLSLPPSPVSSMASTSSVPSAATRVEVSATTSTGSSSAPLPPVTSAPAVASPSIAGPSTHPAPDPLPLAGNVEADAGSAPGWLPAKLLKTIPLQDQKWISAALWKHQRLRSDLKLWYDPPEPALIYHQIPTPERFFNHRLLVWMPYHLWKVRLTCPVCGKHLTGYGAHKRARQVLDIDRYYLLITETLWCSAVGCKTSYISTSKTILDQLDLAHRLEFRVILTQRYACDMRVIRFLRERTLGNSSSRLVKQLRENHSEEWLKQLCRYLGACSDFAARPCLLPVQFQEPPEPVAIPSHRWMLAVYGRDILSRLEHIKASITSTFGSILKMDSTKKITKKLSGLAKGTALWLTSVSNEVGQILISVLTAQEGPALDIMVADLIRRYSNAGVTPPQLLYVDCDCCLEGRGPTKLQQRFGGWPDLVVKLDIYHFMRRLASGCTKDAHPLYPIFMAKLSCCIFEWDSEDVALVRRAKREQLKREGVPGITEKMVDQHITKDELARHCRRRTRGEQQTIVLIECLLNELMGEKGRDLLGVPLLDQERMQHIWQTQRRHVKCIQDEPGVLLYAQTGTTTKEGIILPNYRCARGSTSLESFHLHLNRFIPGTSANGLNFQLYLLEGLKRWNQDRHAASLAVKPPALLTYSGDLVQCVNTHSVKVLGRKLVPSFQPPAVYTGELIGIDYLYRQTGQALQDVHPDSEETDQMLEDVGTEEELEVESFEDSGLSLSLDPTIELLDLSSGPSPDSTSSASLPTPSSLHPTASCSAAAATEQHVIVHEPSGPSALPAGSRLPVVLPTTTRFQATVPPAATAGPSASPPITHAAPQQLPLDVPKRIRSGLSAVTTGSASVRPLLPTTLATTVPAATATAMAGLRAITPAAPEQQQAVDERCVPGMERVDCLAEYLVGLRTETGQTLNNQQASTIIALWQNLLPYDQQRVTYAARHQVRLTSGRFRCSKKKPEFTPGVESMTRCVLGSTGSPAQWPDCCRLVESIFVKLCSIYKSPKKQGKCALTRWTLILRDYSKIRQLVLANGAVMQGTTLQLFDVNQTTLIQWHNKRLKRQDSNILLQGVNLPPAIPVARAPLPPVQIRPAVAPLQPGPQHQYHLPPSTAGQAVVKRKSAAPAHHLHAPKALCPRLPAPRQLFPQPAPPPTSARFPFVIDPSPAIGPIVFLAPQVPAAKSIAPHGPLPTPSPARRPYNRTTDKNKCSQCHQPRNKDNGHGQYYGYIYCPQNANMSLDQWMEEMRRKRAQKK; this comes from the exons atgttgttAACTGTGCTCTCATTCTCTCAGCCCACAAGTAGCGCTTCGTTGTCCTCGGCCGTGTCCAGCACTGTTTCATGCGCCACAGGGAGGAGGACCCCGTCACCTGGCCACAGTCCCAGGAGATACGTTCAGactgtttcccctctgtctcttcctccttctcctgtgtcTTCGATGGCCTCCACTTCCTCGGTTCCATCAGCCGCTACTAGAGTT GAAGTGTCAGCTACCACCTCCActggttcctcctctgctcctctcccccctgTGACCTCAGCACCTGCCGTTGCTTCTCCATCTATTGCTGGTCCCTCAACCCATCCTGCTCCTGACCCTCTTCCGTTGGCCGGAAATGTGGAGGCTGATGCTGGTTCAGCACCTGGCTGGCTCCCTGCTAAACTCCTGAAGACCATTCCTCTTCAAGATCAGAAATGGATTTCAGCAGCTTTGTGGAAGCACCAGCGGCTGCGCTCTGACCTCAAACTCTGGTATGATCCACCAGAGCCAGCATTGATTTATCACCAGATCCCCACTCCAGAGCGATTTTTCAATCACCGGCTTCTTGTGTGGATGCCATACCACCTTTGGAAGGTCAGGCTtacctgtcctgtgtgtggtAAACATCTCACAGGCTATGGAGCCCACAAGAGAGCCCGCCAGGTTCTGGATATTGACAGGTATTACCTGTTGATAACAGAGACTCTCTGGTGCAGCGCAGTTGGTTGCAAAACCAGCTACATTTCCACCAGCAAAACCATTTTGGACCAGCTGGACTTGGCCCACAGGCTTGAGTTCCGAGTAATCCTTACTCAAAG ATATGCTTGTGACATGCGTGTCATAAGATTTCTGAGAGAGAGGACCCTTGGTAACAGTTCCTCCCGCTTGGTCAAGCAGCTGAGGGAAAACCACAGCGAGGAGTGGCTTAAGCAACTCTGCCGGTACCTTGGTGCATGCTCGGACTTTGCTGCCCGGCCATGCCTGCTCCCTGTCCAGTTCCAGGAGCCGCCTGAGCCAGTAGCCATACCATCTCACAGGTGGATGCTGGCTGTTTATGGCAGAGACATCCTGAGCAGGCTTGAACACATCAAGGCCAGCATAACATCTACCTTTGGCAGTATCCTGAAAATGGACTCCACgaaaaaa ATCACTAAGAAGCTGTCGGGCCTTGCCAAGGGGACCGCCTTGTGGCTTACATCTGTGAGCAACGAGGTGGGCCAAATCCTCATCAGTGTCCTGACTGCTCAGGAGGGTCCCGCTCTGGACATTATGGTAGCTGACCTCATCCGCAGGTACAGCAATGCTGGTGTGACCCCTCCTCAGCTACTTTATGTAGACTGTGACTGTTGTCTGGAGGGCAGAGGGCCGACTAAATTGCAGCAAAGATTTGGTGGATGGCCAGACCTGGTTGTGAAACTGGATATATACCATTTCATGCGGCGACTGGCATCGGGGTGTACAAAGGATGCACATCCTTTGTACCCCATCTTCATGGCAAAGCTGTCATGCTGCATTTTTGAGTGGGACAGTGAAGATGTTGCCTTGGTGCGGCGAGCAAAGAGGGAACAGTTGAAACGCGAAGGTGTCCCTGGCATCACTGAGAAAATGGTAGACCAGCACATTACCAAGGATGAACTGGCCCGGCACTGCAGAAGGCGGacaagaggagagcagcagaccaTTGTTCTGATTGAGTGCCTCTTAAATGAGCTGATGGGGGAAAAGGGCAGAGACCTTCTTGGTGTCCCTCTCTTGGACCAGGAGAGAATGCAGCACATCTGGCAAACCCAGAGGAGGCACGTTAAGTGCATCCAGGATGAACCAGGTGTACTCCTGTATGCTCAGACTGGCACCACCACCAAAGAGGGCATCATCCTGCCAAATTACAGGTGTGCTAGAGGGTCCACATCGCTCGAGTCCTTCCACCTGCATCTCAACAGGTTCATTCCAG GAACGAGTGCCAACGGCCTGAATTTCCAGCTGTACCTTCTGGAAGGCCTTAAGAGATGGAACCAGGACCGTCATGCCGCATCTCTGGCAGTCAAGCCTCCTGCTTTGCTGACCTACTCAGGAGACCTTGTTcaatgtgtcaacacacacagtgtcaaggTGCTTGGAAGGAAGCTCGTCCCCTCTTTTCAGCCACCGGCCGTTTACACTG GGGAGCTAATAGGTATCGATTACCTGTACCGCCAGACAGGCCAGGCCCTGCAGGATGTACATCCTGACTCGGAGGAGACTGATCAGATGCTGGAGGATGTAGGCACTGAAGAAGAGTTGGAAGTTGAGAGCTTTGAGGATTCTGGTTTGAGCCTCAGCCTGGACCCCACCATTGAGCTGCTGGACTTGTCCTCTGGTCCATCACCCGACTCCACCAGCTCAGCCAGCCTTCcaactccctcctccctccatcctacTGCATCTTGTAGCGCTGCAGCAGCGACTGAGCAACATGTG ATTGTTCACGAGCCCTCCGGCCCATCAGCCCTCCCTGCCGGCTCCAGACTTCCTGTAGTGCTCCCAACTACTACCAGATTCCAAGCTACTGTCCCTCCTGCTGCAACTGCTGGTCCTTCGGCATCACCTCCCATCACTCATGCTGCACCTCAACAGCTT cCTTTGGATGTTCCAAAAAGAATCAGGTCTGGCCTATCAGCTGTCACCACTGGCTCAGCTTCTGTTCGTCCTCTTCTCCCAACCACACTCGCAACCACTGTCCCTGCTGCTACAGCTACTGCTATGGCTGGATTACGAGCCATCACCCCAGCAGCACCTGAGCAGCAACAG GCTGTGGATGAGCGTTGTGTCCCAGGGATGGAGCGTGTGGACTGCCTAGCCGAGTACTTGGTTGGGCTGAGGACTGAAACTGGCCAGACGCTCAACAACCAGCAGGCCAGCACTATCATAGCCCTGTGGCAGAACCTCCTGCCATATGATCAGCAGCGGGTGACATACGCTGCACGCCACCAGGTGCGTCTCACATCAGGTCGCTTCAGGTGTTCCAAAAAGAAACCTGAATTTACGCCTGGTGTAGAGAGTATGACCCGCTGTGTCTTAGGATCAACAGGATCCCCTGCTCAGTGGCCAGATTGTTGTCGTTTGGTAGAGTCCATCTTTGTCAAACTATGTAGCATATATAAGAGCCCCAAAAAACAGGGCAAATGTGCTCTGACTAGATGGACTCTGATTCTCAGGGACTACAGCAAAATCAGGCAGCTGGTCCTGGCTAACGGTGCAGTCATGCAGGGCACTACTCTGCAGTTGTTTGATGTTAATCAAACAACTCTCATTCAGTGGCACAATAAGCGACTGAAGAGGCAGGACAGTAACATTCTGCTGCAAGGGGTCAACTTGCCTCCTGCAATTCCAGTAGCTCGTGCCCCTCTCCCACCCGTACAGATACGCCCCGCTGTTGCACCCCTACAGCCAGGCCCTCAACATCAGTACCACTTGCCACCAAGTACAGCAGGACAGGCAGTGGTCAAGAGGAAGTCTGCTGCTCCAGCCCATCACCTCCATGCCCCGAAGGCTCTCTGCCCGAGATTGCCAGCCCCGAGGCAGTTGTTTCCTCAGCCAGCACCTCCGCCTACCTCTGCCCGCTTCCCTTTTGTCATCGACCCCAGCCCTGCTATTGGCCCAATTGTGTTTTTGGCCCCACAAGTACCTGCAGCCAAATCCATTGCCCCTCATGGCCCCCTTCCCACCCCATCACCTGCACGTAGGCCATACAATcggacaacagacaaaaataaatgcagtcagtGCCACCAGCCCCGGAACAAAGACAATGGCCATGGTCAATATTATGGGTACATTTACTGTCCCCAAAATGCTAACATGTCCCTTGACCAGTGgatggaagagatgaggaggaagagggcacaaaaaaaataa